The Armatimonadota bacterium genome contains a region encoding:
- a CDS encoding PD-(D/E)XK nuclease family protein, with translation MARKPTLSPSKISTYLTCPVRYKWTYIDERGRWYMRARSHFSFGTSLHRVLQRFHDSGDSGVESVHQAVAALEDSWIEAGYGSAQEMQEALSEGKSIVANYVEHAQATPSDARVLFVEKQLRADLGEFVLIGRLDRVDEYDDLTLEVVDYKSGRMGVTDEEVEFDLAMSCYQLLLKAHFPDQPVRARIIALRSGSSGMATLSPEKLEEFKNDLVQLGLEILHRDFESIVPVYKPMCPNCDFFQLCTKHPEFEVPASEPSGDA, from the coding sequence GTGGCACGCAAGCCGACCCTCAGCCCCAGCAAGATCTCTACTTATCTCACGTGCCCGGTCCGCTATAAGTGGACCTATATTGATGAGCGCGGGCGCTGGTATATGCGCGCCAGGAGTCATTTCAGCTTCGGCACGAGCTTACATCGCGTCCTTCAGCGGTTCCACGATTCTGGAGATTCTGGCGTGGAATCGGTACATCAAGCGGTGGCCGCACTGGAAGATTCTTGGATCGAGGCGGGATATGGTAGCGCCCAAGAGATGCAAGAAGCGCTAAGCGAAGGCAAGTCGATTGTCGCCAACTACGTCGAACACGCTCAGGCAACACCTTCTGACGCTCGGGTTCTTTTCGTCGAAAAACAGCTTCGAGCTGACCTCGGAGAATTTGTGTTGATCGGTCGCCTAGACCGCGTCGATGAATACGACGATTTAACGCTCGAAGTGGTGGATTACAAGAGCGGCCGAATGGGGGTCACTGACGAAGAAGTTGAATTTGACCTCGCGATGAGTTGCTATCAACTTCTCCTCAAAGCACACTTTCCAGACCAACCGGTGAGGGCGAGAATCATTGCCTTACGATCCGGGAGTTCTGGCATGGCCACTCTGAGCCCGGAGAAACTCGAGGAATTCAAGAACGACCTCGTCCAGCTTGGGCTTGAGATTTTGCACCGAGACTTTGAGTCGATCGTGCCGGTGTATAAACCGATGTGCCCAAACTGTGACTTCTTCCAACTCTGCACGAAGCACCCTGAATTTGAAGTCCCAGCTTCAGAACCCTCGGGGGACGCGTAG
- a CDS encoding ABC transporter substrate-binding protein: MKIRLGHSPDSDDAFMFWGLAKGPVKSDYQFEHILRDIQTLNEWAMEGQLESSAVSVHAFAYVADKYALLRHGGSWGDNYGPMIVAKEALSLDELKDTVIAVPGKLTSAFLELNLWWVEKYGERDSLKFEVVPFDEIIPSIQEGKYRAGLIIHEGQLTYKRDGMHLIEDLGKWWMASTGLPLPLGVNVVRKDLGEGAVNEVSRCMRESIQAGLDNRKDALEYALTFARGMDEATSDEFVGMYVNERTVDMGDEGVRAIRLLLKKGAEIGMVPEVEIAVVD, encoded by the coding sequence ATGAAAATTCGATTAGGACACTCGCCAGATTCAGATGATGCCTTCATGTTTTGGGGACTCGCAAAGGGGCCAGTGAAGTCGGACTATCAATTCGAGCACATTTTGCGCGACATTCAGACTCTGAACGAATGGGCGATGGAAGGTCAGCTCGAATCCAGCGCGGTCAGCGTGCACGCCTTCGCCTACGTTGCCGATAAGTACGCACTCCTGCGACACGGTGGATCGTGGGGCGATAACTATGGCCCGATGATCGTGGCCAAAGAAGCCCTTAGCCTCGATGAACTCAAAGACACTGTCATCGCTGTTCCAGGAAAGCTCACGAGCGCGTTTCTTGAGCTCAATTTGTGGTGGGTCGAGAAGTATGGCGAGCGAGATTCGCTGAAGTTCGAAGTCGTGCCGTTCGACGAGATCATCCCGTCGATTCAAGAAGGCAAGTACCGCGCTGGCCTCATCATCCACGAAGGTCAGCTCACTTACAAGCGAGACGGCATGCACCTAATCGAGGACCTTGGCAAGTGGTGGATGGCTTCGACCGGACTTCCATTGCCATTGGGCGTGAACGTGGTTCGCAAAGACCTCGGCGAAGGTGCAGTCAATGAAGTCAGTCGCTGCATGCGCGAATCGATTCAAGCCGGGTTGGACAATCGCAAAGATGCTCTCGAATATGCGCTCACCTTTGCACGCGGCATGGACGAAGCAACGAGCGATGAGTTCGTCGGAATGTATGTGAACGAGCGAACCGTCGATATGGGCGACGAGGGCGTGAGGGCGATCCGCTTGCTCCTAAAGAAAGGCGCTGAAATCGGAATGGTGCCAGAAGTCGAGATTGCCGTAGTCGACTAA